A region of Homo sapiens chromosome 17, GRCh38.p14 Primary Assembly DNA encodes the following proteins:
- the LRRC37A gene encoding leucine-rich repeat-containing protein 37A isoform X7, with protein sequence MSSAQCPALVCVMSRLRFWGPWPLLMWQLLWLLVKEAQPLEWVKDPLQLTSNPLGPPESWSSHSSHFPRESPHAPTLPADPWDFDHLGPSASSEMPAPPQESTENLVPFLDTWDSAGEQPLEPEQFLASQQDLKDKLSPQERLPVSPKKLKKDPAQRWSLAEIIGITRQLSTPQSQKQTLQNEYSSTDTPYPGSLPPELRVKSDEPPGPSEQVGPSQFHLEPETQNPETLEDIQSSSLQQEAPAQLPQLLEEEPSSMQQEAPALPPESSMESLTLPNHEVSVQPPGEDQAYYHLPNITVKPADVEVTITSEPTNETESSQAQQETPIQFPEEVEPSATQQEAPIEPPVPPMEHELSISEQQQPVQPSESPREVESSPTQQETPGQPPEHHEVTVSPPGHHQTHHLASPSVSVKPPDVQLTIAAEPSAEVGTSLVHQEATTRLSGSGNDVEPPAIQHGGPPLLPESSEEAGPLAVQQETSFQSPEPINNENPSPTQQEAAAEHPQTAEEGESSLTHQEAPAQTPEFPNVVVAQPPEHSHLTQATVQPLDLGFTITPESKTEVELSPTMKETPTQPPKKVVPQLRVYQGVTNPTPGQDQAQHPVSPSVTVQLLDLGLTITPEPTTEVGHSTPPKRTIVSPKHPEVTLPHPDQVQTQHSHLTRATVQPLDLGFTITPKSMTEVEPSTALMTTAPPPGHPEVTLPPSDKGQAQHSHLTQATVQPLDLELTITTKPTTEVKPSPTTEETSTQPPDLGLAIIPEPTTETGHSTALEKTTAPRPDRVQTLHRSLTEVTGPPTELEPAQDSLVQSESYTQNKALTAPEEHKASTSTNICELCTCGDEMLSCIDLNPEQRLRQVPVPEPNTHNGTFTILNFQGNYISYIDGNVWKAYSWTEKLILRENNLTELHKDSFEGLLSLQYLDLSCNKIQSIERHTFEPLPFLKFINLSCNVITELSFGTFQAWHGMQFLHKLILNHNPLTTVEDPYLFKLPALKYLDMGTTLVPLTTLKNILMMTVELEKL encoded by the exons ATGTCTTCTGCTCAGTGCCCGGCACTAGTGTGTGTCATGTCCCGGCTGCGTTTCTGGGGCCCATGGCCCCTCCTTATGTGGCAACTATTGTGGCTACTAGTCAAGGaggctcagcctctggagtgggtCAAGGACCCGCTCCAGCTCACCTCTAATCCCCTGGGGCCGCCTGAGTCCTGGTCTTCCCACTCCTCCCATTTCCCACGGGAATCTCCCCATGCGCCTACTCTCCCAGCAGACCCGTGGGACTTTGATCACCTGGGGCCCTCTGCTTCCTCAGAGATGCCAGCCCCACCCCAGGAATCGACTGAAAATTTGGTTCCATTCCTGGACACCTGGGATTCAGCTGGAGAGCAGCCCCTGGAGCCAGAGCAGTTCTTGGCTTCACAGCAGGATTTAAAGGACAAGCTGAGTCCACAGGAAAGGCTCCCTGTTTCGCCCAAGAAGCTGAAGAAAGATCCAGCTCAGCGTTGGAGCCTTGCTGAGATTATTGGAATTACACGCCAATTATCCACACCTCAGAGTCAGAAACAGACTTTGCAGAATGAATATTCCAGTACAGATACACCGTATCCCGGTAGCCTGCCTCCAGAACTCCGGGTGAAGTCAGATGAGCCTCCAGGGCCCTCTGAGCAAGTTGGACCTTCTCAATTCCATCTAGAGCCCGAAACTCAAAATCCAGAGACCCTTGAAGACATCCAGTCCTCTTCACTCCAGCAAGAAGCCCCAGCACAGCTTCCACAGCTCCTTGAGGAAGAACCTTCTTCAATGCAGCAGGaggccccagctctgcctccagagtCCTCTATGGAGAGTCTAACTCTACCGAATCATGAGGTGTCAGTTCAACCTCCAGGTGAGGATCAAGCTTATTATCACTTGCCCAACATTACAGTTAAACCTGCAGATGTGGAGGTTACCATAACTTCAGAGCCTACCAATGAGACAGAATCTTCCCAAGCCCAGCAGGAGACCCCAATTCAGTTTCCAGAGGAGGTGGAACCTTCTGCAACCCAACAGGAGGCCCCAATTGAGCCTCCAGTTCCTCCTATGGAGCATGAACTTTCCATCAGTGAGCAGCAGCAGCCAGTTCAGCCTTCTGAGTCTCCTAGGGAGGTCGAATCTTCTCCGACCCAGCAGGAGACCCCAGGTCAGCCTCCAGAACATCATGAAGTCACAGTTTCACCTCCAGGTCACCATCaaactcatcatttagcttcaCCCAGTGTCTCTGTGAAGCCTCCAGACGTGCAGCTCACCATAGCAGCAGAGCCTAGTGCAGAGGTGGGAACTTCTCTAGTCCACCAGGAGGCTACAACTCGGCTCTCAGGGTCAGGTAATGATGTAGAACCTCCCGCCATCCAGCACGGGGGCCCACCTCTGCTTCCAGAGTCATCAGAAGAAGCTGGACCTTTAGCAGTTCAACAGGAGACTTCATTTCAATCTCCGGAACCTATTAATAATGAGAACCCCTCTCCAACCCAGCAGGAGGCTGCAGCTGAGCATCCACAGACCGCTGAGGAGGGTGAGTCTTCCCTAACCCATCAGGAGGCCCCAGCTCAGACTCCAGAGTTCCCTAATGTAGTTGTAGCTCAACCTCCAGAGCATTCACACCTGACTCAAGCCACAGTTCAACCTTTGGATCTGGGGTTTACCATCACTCCAGAATCCAAGACAGAGGTTGAACTTTCTCCAACCATGAAGGAGaccccaactcagcctcctaagaaagTTGTACCCCAACTTCGAGTATATCAAGGGGTAACAAATCCAACACCAGGTCAGGATCAAGCTCAGCATCCAGTGTCACCCAGCGTTACAGTTCAACTTTTGGACCTGGGACTTACCATCACTCCAGAACCTACTACGGAGGTTGGACATTCTACACCCCCGAAGAGGACTATAGTTTCTCCAAAGCATCCTGAGGTGACACTTCCACATCCAGACCAGGTTCAGACTCAGCATTCACACCTGACTCGAGCCACAGTTCAACCTTTGGACCTGGGGTTTACCATCACTCCAAAATCCATGACAGAGGTTGAACCTTCTACAGCCCTGATGACTACAGCTCCTCCTCCAGGACACCCTGAGGTGACACTTCCACCTTCAGACAAGGGTCAGGCTCAGCATTCACACCTGACTCAAGCCACCGTTCAACCTCTGGACCTGGAGCTTACCATAACTACAAAACCTACTACAGAGGTTAAACCATCTCCAACCACGGAGGAGACCTCAACTCAGCCTCCAGACCTGGGACTTGCCATCATTCCAGAACCCACTACAGAGACTGGACATTCTACAGCCCTGGAGAAGACTACAGCTCCTCGTCCAGACCGGGTTCAGACTCTGCATCGAAGCCTGACTGAAGTCACAGGTCCACCTACTGAACTAGAACCTGCTCAGGATTCACTGGTGCAGTCTGAAAGTTACACCCAAAATAAGGCTTTAACTGCACCAGAGGAACACAAGGCCTCCACAAGCACCAACATATGTGAGCTCTGTACCTGCGGAGATGAGATGTTGTCATGTATTGATCTCAACCCAGAGCAGAGGCTCCGCCAAGTGCCTGTGCCAGAGCCCAACACCCACAATGGCACCTTCACCATCTT aaatttccAAGGAAACTATATTTCTTACATTGATGGAAATGTATGGAAAGCATACAGTTGGACTGAGAAACT AATTCTCAGAGAAAATAACTTGACTGAATTACACAAGGATTCATTTGAAGGCCTGCTATCCCTCCAGTATTT AGATTTATCCTGCAATAAAATACAGTCTATTGAAAGACATACATTTGAACCACTACCATTTTTGAAGTTTAT aaatcttAGTTGCAATGTAATTACAGAACTCAGCTTTGGAACATTTCAGGCCTGGCACGGAATGCAGTTTTTACATAAGTT
- the LRRC37A gene encoding leucine-rich repeat-containing protein 37A isoform X8, with amino-acid sequence MSSAQCPALVCVMSRLRFWGPWPLLMWQLLWLLVKEAQPLEWVKDPLQLTSNPLGPPESWSSHSSHFPRESPHAPTLPADPWDFDHLGPSASSEMPAPPQESTENLVPFLDTWDSAGEQPLEPEQFLASQQDLKDKLSPQERLPVSPKKLKKDPAQRWSLAEIIGITRQLSTPQSQKQTLQNEYSSTDTPYPGSLPPELRVKSDEPPGPSEQVGPSQFHLEPETQNPETLEDIQSSSLQQEAPAQLPQLLEEEPSSMQQEAPALPPESSMESLTLPNHEVSVQPPGEDQAYYHLPNITVKPADVEVTITSEPTNETESSQAQQETPIQFPEEVEPSATQQEAPIEPPVPPMEHELSISEQQQPVQPSESPREVESSPTQQETPGQPPEHHEVTVSPPGHHQTHHLASPSVSVKPPDVQLTIAAEPSAEVGTSLVHQEATTRLSGSGNDVEPPAIQHGGPPLLPESSEEAGPLAVQQETSFQSPEPINNENPSPTQQEAAAEHPQTAEEGESSLTHQEAPAQTPEFPNVVVAQPPEHSHLTQATVQPLDLGFTITPESKTEVELSPTMKETPTQPPKKVVPQLRVYQGVTNPTPGQDQAQHPVSPSVTVQLLDLGLTITPEPTTEVGHSTPPKRTIVSPKHPEVTLPHPDQVQTQHSHLTRATVQPLDLGFTITPKSMTEVEPSTALMTTAPPPGHPEVTLPPSDKGQAQHSHLTQATVQPLDLELTITTKPTTEVKPSPTTEETSTQPPDLGLAIIPEPTTETGHSTALEKTTAPRPDRVQTLHRSLTEVTGPPTELEPAQDSLVQSESYTQNKALTAPEEHKASTSTNICELCTCGDEMLSCIDLNPEQRLRQVPVPEPNTHNGTFTILNFQGNYISYIDGNVWKAYSWTEKLILRENNLTELHKDSFEGLLSLQYLILNHNPLTTVEDPYLFKLPALKYLDMGTTLVPLTTLKNILMMTVELEKL; translated from the exons ATGTCTTCTGCTCAGTGCCCGGCACTAGTGTGTGTCATGTCCCGGCTGCGTTTCTGGGGCCCATGGCCCCTCCTTATGTGGCAACTATTGTGGCTACTAGTCAAGGaggctcagcctctggagtgggtCAAGGACCCGCTCCAGCTCACCTCTAATCCCCTGGGGCCGCCTGAGTCCTGGTCTTCCCACTCCTCCCATTTCCCACGGGAATCTCCCCATGCGCCTACTCTCCCAGCAGACCCGTGGGACTTTGATCACCTGGGGCCCTCTGCTTCCTCAGAGATGCCAGCCCCACCCCAGGAATCGACTGAAAATTTGGTTCCATTCCTGGACACCTGGGATTCAGCTGGAGAGCAGCCCCTGGAGCCAGAGCAGTTCTTGGCTTCACAGCAGGATTTAAAGGACAAGCTGAGTCCACAGGAAAGGCTCCCTGTTTCGCCCAAGAAGCTGAAGAAAGATCCAGCTCAGCGTTGGAGCCTTGCTGAGATTATTGGAATTACACGCCAATTATCCACACCTCAGAGTCAGAAACAGACTTTGCAGAATGAATATTCCAGTACAGATACACCGTATCCCGGTAGCCTGCCTCCAGAACTCCGGGTGAAGTCAGATGAGCCTCCAGGGCCCTCTGAGCAAGTTGGACCTTCTCAATTCCATCTAGAGCCCGAAACTCAAAATCCAGAGACCCTTGAAGACATCCAGTCCTCTTCACTCCAGCAAGAAGCCCCAGCACAGCTTCCACAGCTCCTTGAGGAAGAACCTTCTTCAATGCAGCAGGaggccccagctctgcctccagagtCCTCTATGGAGAGTCTAACTCTACCGAATCATGAGGTGTCAGTTCAACCTCCAGGTGAGGATCAAGCTTATTATCACTTGCCCAACATTACAGTTAAACCTGCAGATGTGGAGGTTACCATAACTTCAGAGCCTACCAATGAGACAGAATCTTCCCAAGCCCAGCAGGAGACCCCAATTCAGTTTCCAGAGGAGGTGGAACCTTCTGCAACCCAACAGGAGGCCCCAATTGAGCCTCCAGTTCCTCCTATGGAGCATGAACTTTCCATCAGTGAGCAGCAGCAGCCAGTTCAGCCTTCTGAGTCTCCTAGGGAGGTCGAATCTTCTCCGACCCAGCAGGAGACCCCAGGTCAGCCTCCAGAACATCATGAAGTCACAGTTTCACCTCCAGGTCACCATCaaactcatcatttagcttcaCCCAGTGTCTCTGTGAAGCCTCCAGACGTGCAGCTCACCATAGCAGCAGAGCCTAGTGCAGAGGTGGGAACTTCTCTAGTCCACCAGGAGGCTACAACTCGGCTCTCAGGGTCAGGTAATGATGTAGAACCTCCCGCCATCCAGCACGGGGGCCCACCTCTGCTTCCAGAGTCATCAGAAGAAGCTGGACCTTTAGCAGTTCAACAGGAGACTTCATTTCAATCTCCGGAACCTATTAATAATGAGAACCCCTCTCCAACCCAGCAGGAGGCTGCAGCTGAGCATCCACAGACCGCTGAGGAGGGTGAGTCTTCCCTAACCCATCAGGAGGCCCCAGCTCAGACTCCAGAGTTCCCTAATGTAGTTGTAGCTCAACCTCCAGAGCATTCACACCTGACTCAAGCCACAGTTCAACCTTTGGATCTGGGGTTTACCATCACTCCAGAATCCAAGACAGAGGTTGAACTTTCTCCAACCATGAAGGAGaccccaactcagcctcctaagaaagTTGTACCCCAACTTCGAGTATATCAAGGGGTAACAAATCCAACACCAGGTCAGGATCAAGCTCAGCATCCAGTGTCACCCAGCGTTACAGTTCAACTTTTGGACCTGGGACTTACCATCACTCCAGAACCTACTACGGAGGTTGGACATTCTACACCCCCGAAGAGGACTATAGTTTCTCCAAAGCATCCTGAGGTGACACTTCCACATCCAGACCAGGTTCAGACTCAGCATTCACACCTGACTCGAGCCACAGTTCAACCTTTGGACCTGGGGTTTACCATCACTCCAAAATCCATGACAGAGGTTGAACCTTCTACAGCCCTGATGACTACAGCTCCTCCTCCAGGACACCCTGAGGTGACACTTCCACCTTCAGACAAGGGTCAGGCTCAGCATTCACACCTGACTCAAGCCACCGTTCAACCTCTGGACCTGGAGCTTACCATAACTACAAAACCTACTACAGAGGTTAAACCATCTCCAACCACGGAGGAGACCTCAACTCAGCCTCCAGACCTGGGACTTGCCATCATTCCAGAACCCACTACAGAGACTGGACATTCTACAGCCCTGGAGAAGACTACAGCTCCTCGTCCAGACCGGGTTCAGACTCTGCATCGAAGCCTGACTGAAGTCACAGGTCCACCTACTGAACTAGAACCTGCTCAGGATTCACTGGTGCAGTCTGAAAGTTACACCCAAAATAAGGCTTTAACTGCACCAGAGGAACACAAGGCCTCCACAAGCACCAACATATGTGAGCTCTGTACCTGCGGAGATGAGATGTTGTCATGTATTGATCTCAACCCAGAGCAGAGGCTCCGCCAAGTGCCTGTGCCAGAGCCCAACACCCACAATGGCACCTTCACCATCTT aaatttccAAGGAAACTATATTTCTTACATTGATGGAAATGTATGGAAAGCATACAGTTGGACTGAGAAACT AATTCTCAGAGAAAATAACTTGACTGAATTACACAAGGATTCATTTGAAGGCCTGCTATCCCTCCAGTATTT
- the LRRC37A gene encoding leucine-rich repeat-containing protein 37A isoform X11 gives MSSAQCPALVCVMSRLRFWGPWPLLMWQLLWLLVKEAQPLEWVKDPLQLTSNPLGPPESWSSHSSHFPRESPHAPTLPADPWDFDHLGPSASSEMPAPPQESTENLVPFLDTWDSAGEQPLEPEQFLASQQDLKDKLSPQERLPVSPKKLKKDPAQRWSLAEIIGITRQLSTPQSQKQTLQNEYSSTDTPYPGSLPPELRVKSDEPPGPSEQVGPSQFHLEPETQNPETLEDIQSSSLQQEAPAQLPQLLEEEPSSMQQEAPALPPESSMESLTLPNHEVSVQPPGEDQAYYHLPNITVKPADVEVTITSEPTNETESSQAQQETPIQFPEEVEPSATQQEAPIEPPVPPMEHELSISEQQQPVQPSESPREVESSPTQQETPGQPPEHHEVTVSPPGHHQTHHLASPSVSVKPPDVQLTIAAEPSAEVGTSLVHQEATTRLSGSGNDVEPPAIQHGGPPLLPESSEEAGPLAVQQETSFQSPEPINNENPSPTQQEAAAEHPQTAEEGESSLTHQEAPAQTPEFPNVVVAQPPEHSHLTQATVQPLDLGFTITPESKTEVELSPTMKETPTQPPKKVVPQLRVYQGVTNPTPGQDQAQHPVSPSVTVQLLDLGLTITPEPTTEVGHSTPPKRTIVSPKHPEVTLPHPDQVQTQHSHLTRATVQPLDLGFTITPKSMTEVEPSTALMTTAPPPGHPEVTLPPSDKGQAQHSHLTQATVQPLDLELTITTKPTTEVKPSPTTEETSTQPPDLGLAIIPEPTTETGHSTALEKTTAPRPDRVQTLHRSLTEVTGPPTELEPAQDSLVQSESYTQNKALTAPEEHKASTSTNICELCTCGDEMLSCIDLNPEQRLRQVPVPEPNTHNGTFTILNFQGNYISYIDGNVWKAYSWTEKLILRENNLTELHKDSFEGLLSLQYLDLSCNKIQSIERHTFEPLPFLKFINLSCNVITELSFGTFQAWHGMQFLHKF, from the exons ATGTCTTCTGCTCAGTGCCCGGCACTAGTGTGTGTCATGTCCCGGCTGCGTTTCTGGGGCCCATGGCCCCTCCTTATGTGGCAACTATTGTGGCTACTAGTCAAGGaggctcagcctctggagtgggtCAAGGACCCGCTCCAGCTCACCTCTAATCCCCTGGGGCCGCCTGAGTCCTGGTCTTCCCACTCCTCCCATTTCCCACGGGAATCTCCCCATGCGCCTACTCTCCCAGCAGACCCGTGGGACTTTGATCACCTGGGGCCCTCTGCTTCCTCAGAGATGCCAGCCCCACCCCAGGAATCGACTGAAAATTTGGTTCCATTCCTGGACACCTGGGATTCAGCTGGAGAGCAGCCCCTGGAGCCAGAGCAGTTCTTGGCTTCACAGCAGGATTTAAAGGACAAGCTGAGTCCACAGGAAAGGCTCCCTGTTTCGCCCAAGAAGCTGAAGAAAGATCCAGCTCAGCGTTGGAGCCTTGCTGAGATTATTGGAATTACACGCCAATTATCCACACCTCAGAGTCAGAAACAGACTTTGCAGAATGAATATTCCAGTACAGATACACCGTATCCCGGTAGCCTGCCTCCAGAACTCCGGGTGAAGTCAGATGAGCCTCCAGGGCCCTCTGAGCAAGTTGGACCTTCTCAATTCCATCTAGAGCCCGAAACTCAAAATCCAGAGACCCTTGAAGACATCCAGTCCTCTTCACTCCAGCAAGAAGCCCCAGCACAGCTTCCACAGCTCCTTGAGGAAGAACCTTCTTCAATGCAGCAGGaggccccagctctgcctccagagtCCTCTATGGAGAGTCTAACTCTACCGAATCATGAGGTGTCAGTTCAACCTCCAGGTGAGGATCAAGCTTATTATCACTTGCCCAACATTACAGTTAAACCTGCAGATGTGGAGGTTACCATAACTTCAGAGCCTACCAATGAGACAGAATCTTCCCAAGCCCAGCAGGAGACCCCAATTCAGTTTCCAGAGGAGGTGGAACCTTCTGCAACCCAACAGGAGGCCCCAATTGAGCCTCCAGTTCCTCCTATGGAGCATGAACTTTCCATCAGTGAGCAGCAGCAGCCAGTTCAGCCTTCTGAGTCTCCTAGGGAGGTCGAATCTTCTCCGACCCAGCAGGAGACCCCAGGTCAGCCTCCAGAACATCATGAAGTCACAGTTTCACCTCCAGGTCACCATCaaactcatcatttagcttcaCCCAGTGTCTCTGTGAAGCCTCCAGACGTGCAGCTCACCATAGCAGCAGAGCCTAGTGCAGAGGTGGGAACTTCTCTAGTCCACCAGGAGGCTACAACTCGGCTCTCAGGGTCAGGTAATGATGTAGAACCTCCCGCCATCCAGCACGGGGGCCCACCTCTGCTTCCAGAGTCATCAGAAGAAGCTGGACCTTTAGCAGTTCAACAGGAGACTTCATTTCAATCTCCGGAACCTATTAATAATGAGAACCCCTCTCCAACCCAGCAGGAGGCTGCAGCTGAGCATCCACAGACCGCTGAGGAGGGTGAGTCTTCCCTAACCCATCAGGAGGCCCCAGCTCAGACTCCAGAGTTCCCTAATGTAGTTGTAGCTCAACCTCCAGAGCATTCACACCTGACTCAAGCCACAGTTCAACCTTTGGATCTGGGGTTTACCATCACTCCAGAATCCAAGACAGAGGTTGAACTTTCTCCAACCATGAAGGAGaccccaactcagcctcctaagaaagTTGTACCCCAACTTCGAGTATATCAAGGGGTAACAAATCCAACACCAGGTCAGGATCAAGCTCAGCATCCAGTGTCACCCAGCGTTACAGTTCAACTTTTGGACCTGGGACTTACCATCACTCCAGAACCTACTACGGAGGTTGGACATTCTACACCCCCGAAGAGGACTATAGTTTCTCCAAAGCATCCTGAGGTGACACTTCCACATCCAGACCAGGTTCAGACTCAGCATTCACACCTGACTCGAGCCACAGTTCAACCTTTGGACCTGGGGTTTACCATCACTCCAAAATCCATGACAGAGGTTGAACCTTCTACAGCCCTGATGACTACAGCTCCTCCTCCAGGACACCCTGAGGTGACACTTCCACCTTCAGACAAGGGTCAGGCTCAGCATTCACACCTGACTCAAGCCACCGTTCAACCTCTGGACCTGGAGCTTACCATAACTACAAAACCTACTACAGAGGTTAAACCATCTCCAACCACGGAGGAGACCTCAACTCAGCCTCCAGACCTGGGACTTGCCATCATTCCAGAACCCACTACAGAGACTGGACATTCTACAGCCCTGGAGAAGACTACAGCTCCTCGTCCAGACCGGGTTCAGACTCTGCATCGAAGCCTGACTGAAGTCACAGGTCCACCTACTGAACTAGAACCTGCTCAGGATTCACTGGTGCAGTCTGAAAGTTACACCCAAAATAAGGCTTTAACTGCACCAGAGGAACACAAGGCCTCCACAAGCACCAACATATGTGAGCTCTGTACCTGCGGAGATGAGATGTTGTCATGTATTGATCTCAACCCAGAGCAGAGGCTCCGCCAAGTGCCTGTGCCAGAGCCCAACACCCACAATGGCACCTTCACCATCTT aaatttccAAGGAAACTATATTTCTTACATTGATGGAAATGTATGGAAAGCATACAGTTGGACTGAGAAACT AATTCTCAGAGAAAATAACTTGACTGAATTACACAAGGATTCATTTGAAGGCCTGCTATCCCTCCAGTATTT AGATTTATCCTGCAATAAAATACAGTCTATTGAAAGACATACATTTGAACCACTACCATTTTTGAAGTTTAT aaatcttAGTTGCAATGTAATTACAGAACTCAGCTTTGGAACATTTCAGGCCTGGCACGGAATGCAGTTTTTACATAAGTT